The following proteins are encoded in a genomic region of Maniola jurtina chromosome 17, ilManJurt1.1, whole genome shotgun sequence:
- the LOC123873499 gene encoding uncharacterized protein LOC123873499 isoform X8, with the protein MYSKQEFREQYCINNKQLDLLELEKSKKDKFLGCLSQYHIESPCSRSNRASFLSVCVRRRVPSDENLNTDYAPIQRYPRFGQPSPAPPEVCAYDADLECSYFRRRPRSVCSQPDPKRYTWMPEDEDFTRMEWPQSVIEDNAGWPQNYNVDQIASVSRGGSLPRPPSIIPCPAHTPIPPPPPPPPLTIPPHRTKHVSFARSHTLTTFDDSVMPAAVSGPRFRRDCERLIDGRVPESKPYATLPVIFQPFPPYPPYLAQAPAPIHYPPPITPLPAHTAPPVQRQTQIDAPKVVVLDTIKKGVMRTQATQTEVCLGRKPHPPNYLSLSPRTIKRVKMVAAGVQTNGYTVGVRRLTKSFSEVCGDRLAGRENQNDVTVAIESIIGTEHEKLHRTQSEEPPRSPRSPTSVMPTSPFMQRGDSDDVTSSSVKSIASSQVDKSSELSALQKQAQEYFQQNFQFIHESDRDDTIDDDIETLEKSMALNRRNLEYLQQEIAKQAKNERSLRSILSKSTSDASQKTINSSHGLSKTSTFQSEPSTETSATTTDDSEKNEKEIIIDFEPRPDDEAIPFTTLRRKNKRILQKTLSEGEILLDARKNEISGSTEGVKDAPIIMSTSQENMTQEDRERETVYRQYIAQNYTQTPIKDEGIFGFEPDGSFSSSDGNAPYEDFHEKYISYKHEPFRIRSVSFEEKTERVDKEEIPLESTAKSSPASPDPVSCDVDAKQKPKRAVISNNVTTILAPLEKSSPCASNESLTVDHSRDHSDGLWNESQTTVLQVDSGTDNGTVISSSDLSSLATSPGALALLTPTSRRKQLLLLQHQQRSSLDTDALDEEFDASQSQSPTSPRNKLDTSSSSSMQQTRASLSPPAVVPNISLPITKQPTISKILSPTAPLKANHTPAIAITHPSLDLSDVPFKRTPSFINKKRERALSPSRRQDLKRKAQQKEPNGTIPNQIVESPSEPSLAKAVSSETSLNRTDSGKLNTTDVSESTTTTEDYVTANSDSSKKSNSKNQNHNSESNNKAQEGSSFESASSLYSSTKTDNVAEDLIVPSFSPPLEITDDFIVPNLTSPPLPLSDRVLKPSVERFEVKADITPIVENNKRSKTEVIKRKDEVPVKINTTTRDLRSGKSSSSGSYSIGGSNPNVTESTTDKVCTQKFKEILENSEKPETSEEKQTIEQKEQLVPKMMGSLSDDERSVHYSSSGYYESPLEDEDDGGLSTISFSAYKHSQKYRSTSRPKSWVSEDKRRKKKAFTLEFSKSYDDSISTSQDDWGKKDKEPDSLNHRSDRSVFKNSNAKSPSEEKPPEPRKKKTHFVEKTKSVQSSPRETMDIEKAIKEKSLKEKENDNKRPVERERYVKRTKLKAKSPTQTKTIDGTYRPVHYDRREALGSNVKLHLNIPTSDDSSEQYRKEGIGNGNISPRKHRRLRDSPRRKTANNNSNSAKSPISNNHSGYSSRPRRKSGSNESISLPGSLPRRKQSIPTIPCLSSLEAEDIETARTLNNAGARLTPLRYVKSPTTSPKNQKQDKADGKFAKAASAESLRSVSPGSDSVFYSEHTEHDLAVGDCEAKAHCLHCGKEVHIVTASHDHDSRASRTSHTDESYEDATAEIVPAPAGFADSPSCGMAKKHTSGARLYKKLDKRFRSEDKTRHYRQRQDVRAKSEERGKEEYCGMEKPQDTRIARSAGNSLDKLADPNTGVDPDEHDECSASSEGDEEKGVYATPWWCGNWILLSENDDSWTRIPPDALDSTDSEKEDPTESETEFNKRYAALTHRLVHRRACVELNKRQASSTFESDKTVVVRRGNEEFGFRIHGSKPVVVSAIEPDTPAESSGLEVGDIIIAVNGINVVDKTHSEVVKIAHSGSEVLELDVARTCEAVASLAHEGGPAALYSGYLWRAAPIKPHHPLRWTRRWFVLKRDNCLYYYKTDSSIHPVGALMLINYQLTEEESGRPHGFRLQRGGGTRLQLAADNAEAAARWRAVLAHAIDASNQRDGWLEVTIRNMKLPPSSIHRPDCFGYLMKLGSKWKSWAKRYCVLKDACLYFYNDGNSKNAFGMACLHGYRIQACSSSGKKYAFEVMPTEPKQRHFYFHTESEMDRKRWMAALEYSIDRWMKAG; encoded by the exons ATGTACTCCAAACAG GAGTTCCGAGAGCAATACTGTATCAACAACAAGCAACTGGACCTGCTGGAACTGGAGAAGTCAAAGAAGGACAAGTTCCTCGGATGCCTGTCACAATACCACATCGAGAGTCCATGCTCGAGAAGCAAcag AGCATCATTTCTATCCGTGTGTGTCCGTCGTCGGGTGCCCTCAGATGAGAATCTCAACACCGACTATGCGCCCATACAGCGGTACCCCAg GTTTGGTCAACCCAGCCCAGCTCCGCCCGAGGTGTGCGCATATGATGCCGACCTGGAGTGCTCATACTTTCGCAGAAGGCCCCGCTCGGTGTGCAGCCAACCTGACCCCAAACGCTACACATGGATGCCAGAGGATGAAGACTTCACCCGCATGGAATGGCCACA ATCGGTAATAGAAGATAACGCGGGTTGGCCGCAAAATTACAACGTCGACCAAATCGCGTCTGTTAGCCGTGGAGGCTCCCTACCTAGGCCCCCTTCGATAATTCC CTGCCCCGCCCACACTCCGATACCTCCGCCACCCCCACCACCGCCTCTCACCATACCACCGCACAG AACAAAACACGTATCGTTCGCTCGCTCGCACACGTTGACCACTTTCGACGACTCGGTCATGCCGGCCGCAGTGAGTGGACCTCGCTTTAGGAGAGACTGTGAAAGACTTATCGACGGACGTGTG ccAGAAAGCAAACCGTACGCAACGTTACCAGTGATTTTCCAGCCTTTTCCGCCCTACCCTCCATACTTAGCGCAAGCGCCGGCGCCGATCCACTACCCGCCGCCCATAACGCCATTACCTGCTCACACAGCGCCACCTGTGCAGCGGCAGACGCAGATCGACGCACCAAAAGTTGTTGTATTAG ATACTATTAAGAAAGGAGTAATGCGAACTCAAGCTACCCAGACTGAAGTATGTTTAGGAAGGAAACCACATCCGCCTAACTATTTATCATTGAGTCCGAGAACAATAAAAAgg GTAAAAATGGTAGCAGCAGGAGTTCAAACTAATGGCTACACAGTGGGTGTACGCAGATTAACAAAATCCTTTTCTGAAGTGTGTGGAGATCGATTAGCTGGCCGTGAAAACCAAAATGATGTTACTGTTGCAATAGAAAG TATTATTGGTACGGAGCATGAGAAACTTCATAGAACCCAATCAGAAGAACCCCCTAGGTCTCCACGATCACCCACATCAGTAATGCCGACATCACCATTCATGCAACGAGGAGACTCTGACGATGTAACGTCATCTTCCGTCAAGTCGATAGCATCTTCACAAGTAGATAAATCATCTGAACTTAGCGCATTACAAAAACAAGCTCAAGAGTACTTCCAACAGAATTTTCAATTCATTCACGAAAGCGATAGAGATGATACCATTGACGATGACATAGAAACACTTGAAAAAAGCATGGCATTAAATCGTAGAAACTTAGAATATTTACAACAAGAAATAGCTAAACAGGCCAAAAATGAACGGTCGCTTAGATCGATTTTGTCCAAAAGTACTAGTGATGCGTCGCAAAAGACAATAAACTCTTCACATGGTCTATCAAAAACTTCTACTTTTCAATCTGAACCTTCGACTGAAACTTCTGCCACTACGACTGATGATAGTGAAAAGAATGAAAAGGAAATAATAATTGACTTTGAACCTAGGCCCGATGATGAAGCAATACCGTTTACGACATTACGtaggaaaaataaaagaatattgcAAAAAACTTTATCCGAGGGAGAAATATTATTGGATGC AAGGAAAAACGAAATAAGCGGTTCCACGGAAGGAGTGAAAGACGCACCCATAATAATGTCTACGAGTCAAGAAAATATGACACAGGAAGATCGCGAACGGGAAACAGTATATAGACAGTACATTGCACAAAATTATACTCAAACTCCTATCAAAGACGAAGGTATTTTTGGATTCGAACCTGACGGTTCCTtcag TTCTTCCGACGGAAATGCACCATACGAAGACTTTCATGAAAAGTACATTAGTTACAAGCATGAACCATTTAGAATTCGCAGCGTAAGCTTCGAGGAGAAAACTGAACGGGTCGATAAGGAAGAAATTCCTTTAGAAAG CACGGCTAAATCAAGCCCCGCATCGCCAGATCCTGTTAGTTGTGATGTAGATGCCAAACAAAAACCAAAGCGAGCAGTCATTTCCAACAATGTCACAACAATACTTGCACCTCTTGAGAAATCATCACCCTGCGCCTCGAATGAATCGTTAACGGTAGACCACAGCAG AGATCATTCTGATGGACTGTGGAATGAGTCTCAAACAACCGTTTTACAAGTGGATTCCGGTACTGACAACGGAACTGTAATCAG TTCTTCTGATCTAAGTTCCCTCGCTACGTCACCAGGTGCACTAGCACTACTAACTCCTACCTCAAGAAGGAAACAGCTTTTACTATTACAACATCAGCAACGGTCATCACTAGATACGGACGCCTTAGATGAAGAATTTGATGCTTCGcaa AGTCAGTCACCTACTTCTCCGCGAAATAAATTAGACACGTCCAGTTCCAGTTCCATGCAACAAACAAGAGCATCACTATCTCCACCAGCAGTAGTTCCTAATATTTCTTTGCCAATAACTAAACAACCAACAATATCCAAAATATTATCACCAACAGCACCTCTAAAAGCAAACCACACACCAGCTATAGCTATAACACATCCCAGCTTAGATTTATCCGATGTACCATTTAAAAGAACTCCTagttttataaataagaaaagGGAAAGAGCATTAAGTCCATCGAGAAGACAGGACTTAAAAAGGAAAGCACAGCAAAAGGAACCTAATGGTACGATTCCTAATCAAATAGTAGAATCTCCTTCTGAACCATCTTTAGCGAAAGCAGTTAGTAGTGAGACAAGCTTGAACAGGACGGATTCAGGAAAACTCAATACTACTGATGTATCAGAAAGCACTACTACGACCGAGGACTATGTAACTGCGAATTCTGATAGTTCCAAAAAAAGTAATAGCAAAAATCAAAACCACA attCGGAAAGTAATAACAAAGCACAAGAAGGATCATCTTTTGAAAGCGCATCGAGCCTTTATTCATCCACAAAAACTGATAATGTAGCTGAAGACTTAATTGTACCGAGTTTTTCACCACCATTAGAAATTACTGACGATTTTATTGTACCTAACCTTACGTCCCCTCCATTACCTTTATCAGATAGAGTATTAAAACCTTCTGTTGAAAGGTTTGAAGTTAAAGCTGATATTACACCAATcgtagaaaataataaaagatcTAAGACTGAAGTTATCAAACGAAAAGACGAAGTTCCAGTTAAAATT AATACAACAACACGTGATTTAAGAAGTGGTAAAAGCAGCTCAAGTGGAAGCTATAGTATAGGAGGATCAAATCCCAATGTGACAGAAAGTACTACTGATAAAGTTTGTACTCAGAAATTTAAAGAGATACTGGAAAACTCAGAAAAACCAGAAACAAGTGAAGAAAAACAGACAATTGAACAAAAAGAACAATTAGTTCCTAAGATGATG GGCTCTTTGTCGGATGATGAAAGAAGTGTTCACTATTCATCATCTGGATATTATGAAAGTCCTTTAGAAGACGAAGATGACGGTGGTTTAA GTACTATTTCATTTTCAGCATATAAGCATTCACAGAAATATAGGTCAACAAGTAGACCAAAGTCTTGGGTATCGGAAGATAAACGACGAAAAAAGAAAGCTTTTAccttagaattttcaaaatcttatgATGATTCGATTTCCACATCGCAAGATGACTGGGGTAAAAAGGATAAAGAACCTGATTCACTAAATCATCGCTCTGACCGTAGTGTATTTAAGAATTCAAATGCGAAATCACCATCAGAAGAAAAACCTCCTGAAccaagaaaaaagaaaacacaTTTCGTCGAAAAAACCAAAAGTGTTCAATCTTCTCCCAGAGAAACTATGGATATAGAAAAGGCTATTAAAGAAAAAtcgttaaaagaaaaagaaaatgataaCAAAAGACCAGTAGAGAGGGAAAGGTATGTGAAAAGAACGAAATTAAAAGCAAAAAGCCCTACGCAGACTAAAACAATAGATGGCACCTATAGACCAGTACATTACGATAGAAGAGAAGCTTTAGGGTCTAACGTGAAATTACATCTGAATATTCCTACCTCTGATGACTCTAGCGAACAATACCGAAAAGAAG GCATTGGAAATGGCAATATATCTCCGAGGAAACATAGACGATTAAGAGATAGTCCAAGGAGAAAAACGGCTAATAATAATTCTAACTCTGCTAAATCACCAATATCTAACAACCATTCCGGAtacag TTCTAGACCTAGACGAAAAAGTGGGTCGAATGAAAGCATATCACTGCCTGGTAGCTTACCGCGGAGAAAACAGTCAATACCAACGATCCCCTGTCTAAGTTCCCTTGAAGCAGAAGATATTGAAACTGCCAGAACCCTAAATAATGCTGGGGCGAGATTGACACCATTACGCTATGTAAAAAGTCCAACAACGTCACCCAAAAATCAAAAGCAAGATAAAG CAGACGGAAAGTTTGCAAAGGCGGCCTCAGCAGAATCGCTACGTTCAGTTTCACCAGGGTCAGATTCCGTATTCTATTCAGAACACACGGAGCACGATTTGGCTGTCGGGGATTGCGAAGCCAAGGCGCATTGCTTGCATTGCGGCAAAGAAGTACACATCGTTACAGCGTCGCATGACCACGACAGCAGAGCTTCCCGAACTTCCCACACTGAT GAATCCTATGAAGATGCGACAGCGGAAATTGTTCCTGCGCCAGCGGGGTTCGCAGATTCTCCGTCTTGTGGGATGGCTAAGAAACATACAAGCGGCGCTCGTTTGTACAAAAAGCTTGATAAACGATTTCGCTCTGAAGATAAGACTAGACATTATCGTCAACGACAGGATGTTCGTGCAAAG TCTGAGGAAAGAGGCAAAGAAGAATATTGTGGTATGGAAAAGCCTCAAGACACTCGAATAGCAAGATCTGCTGGAAATAGTCTTGATAAACTCGCCGATCCGAATACAGGCGTAGATCCAGATG AACATGACGAATGTTCGGCCAGTTCAGAAGGAGATGAAGAAAAGGGCGTCTATGCGACtccatggtggtgtggaaactGGATATTATTGTCTGAGAATGATGACAGCTGGACGAGAATACCACCAG ATGCGTTGGATTCAACTGACTCGGAAAAAGAAGATCCAACAGAATCAGAAACGGAGTTCAACAAACGATACGCAGCGTTGACCCATCGGCTTGTTCATCGACGGGCTTGCGTAGAGCTCAACAAGCGACAAGCGTCTAGCACTTTTG AAAGCGATAAAACAGTAGTGGTTAGACGTGGCAATGAAGAATTTGGGTTTAGAATACATGGAAGCAAACCAGTCGTGGTGTCAGCGATCGAACCCGATACACCAGCTGAGTCTTCAGGACTTGAAGTTGGAGATATCATTATAGCTGTTAATG gAATTAACGTTGTAGATAAAACACATTCGGAAGTTGTGAAGATAGCGCATTCTGGATCGGAGGTGTTAGAATTAGAT GTTGCAAGAACGTGCGAAGCTGTAGCTTCACTAGCACATGAAGGTGGCCCAGCGGCTTTATATTCTGGATACCTGTGGCGAGCTGCCCCTATCAAACCCCATCACCCTTTACGTTGGACGAGAAGATGGTTCGTGCTGAAGAGAGACAACTGtctctattattataaaacggATTCG AGTATACATCCAGTGGGTGCACTTATGCTAATAAATTACCAACTAACAGAGGAAGAATCTGGTAGACCCCATGGCTTCCGACTGCAGCGCGGTGGTGGAACGCGGCTGCAACTTGCCGCGGACAACGCTGAAGCCGCCGCAAGATGGCGTGCTGTGTTAGCACATGCGATTGATGCTAGCAATCAG AGAGACGGCTGGTTAGAAGTGACTATAAGGAATATGAAATTACCACCATCCTCGATACACCGGCCAGACTGTTTCGGATACCTAATGAAATTGGGATCGAAATGGAAGTCCTGGGCGAAACGATATTGCGTGCTGAAAGATGCTtgtctatatttttataatgatgGAAACAGCAAAAATGCTTTCG gaatgGCATGTCTTCACGGATATAGAATCCAGGCTTGTTCTTCAAGCGGCAAGAAATATGCCTTCGAGGTGATGCCTACCGAACCGAAACAAAGACATTTCTACTTTCATACTGAATCTGAGATGGATAGGAAACG GTGGATGGCAGCTTTGGAATACTCAATAGATCGATGGATGAAGGCCGGTTGA